One window of the bacterium genome contains the following:
- the rpsT gene encoding 30S ribosomal protein S20: MATHKSAIKRNRQNEKKQLINQMRRTRVKSLTKDVLAAVEAGDRETAQEALGKAVPVIHRAASRGTLHRNTASRKVSRLTKRVNTIPSAPSEE; this comes from the coding sequence TTGGCAACACACAAATCCGCTATAAAAAGAAATCGACAGAACGAAAAAAAACAGCTCATCAATCAGATGAGGCGGACCAGGGTTAAATCCCTGACCAAGGATGTCCTTGCTGCAGTAGAAGCCGGAGACAGGGAAACAGCCCAGGAAGCTCTTGGAAAAGCCGTTCCGGTCATACACAGAGCAGCCTCGCGAGGTACATTACACAGGAATACTGCTTCCCGGAAGGTTTCAAGGCTGACCAAAAGGGTTAATACTATCCCTTCCGCCCCTTCAGAAGAGTAG